In a genomic window of Deinococcus aquiradiocola:
- a CDS encoding GAF domain-containing sensor histidine kinase yields the protein MTVQDRLPASETQSTFSTPLSRRLGFSRSILPALIVLVVVAYELLVRQVLDRTVELTAHLLFYGLVGPLATFFTIQWIADGARARERAEQELRQLYLQLSAQNERLEAVQTLMREVADAPDLEALLQVAAQGAVRATGATHARLNLAGLELSSPVSGSARGSTLLESPSADLRELIVPLSTGGGRQEHELAGQERLGQMSLYFDAPPRSDTRALAEAIGAEVGAALYSAQQRSRDLITLYEVDQSIRAERNMRRLLARVTGNMAERVGAGSRAAYLTDADGVLRQEYFQNGDREVKTGGTVPAFVQRVGQGGLPVTASEAEAQDVLPGTRSALGLPMRGEDGLVGVIVLGSERESAFSGMRVPLLALLASQATLAVRNARAYLHSEEVATQEERSRIAREIHDGVAQSLAFCAIRLDLVERQILTQPDRAVQEVRAASSLLREQIREVRRSIFALRPIDLERYGLLETVRRYVLDFGEQNSVRAQLTVDGEVSLAPGDEAVIFRILQESLNNVAKHARATSVDVTLRGGARVSLTVQDDGQGFDPALVSGRVSSAGGLGLTQMRERIEARGGVYRVQSAVGQGTRVEVTLPQG from the coding sequence GTGACCGTTCAGGACCGCCTCCCCGCCAGCGAAACGCAGTCCACCTTCAGCACGCCGCTCTCGCGGCGGCTGGGATTCTCGCGCAGCATCCTGCCCGCACTCATCGTGCTGGTGGTCGTGGCGTACGAACTGCTCGTGCGGCAGGTGCTGGACCGCACGGTGGAACTCACGGCTCACCTGCTGTTCTACGGGCTGGTGGGGCCGCTCGCGACGTTCTTCACCATCCAGTGGATCGCGGACGGCGCGCGCGCCCGCGAACGGGCCGAACAGGAACTCCGGCAGCTGTACCTGCAGCTCAGCGCGCAGAACGAACGCCTGGAGGCCGTGCAGACCCTGATGCGCGAGGTGGCGGACGCCCCGGACCTCGAAGCGCTGCTGCAGGTCGCCGCGCAGGGCGCGGTGCGCGCCACGGGCGCCACGCACGCCCGCCTGAACCTCGCGGGCCTGGAACTCAGCAGCCCCGTGAGCGGCTCCGCGCGCGGCAGCACCCTGCTGGAATCCCCGAGTGCCGACCTGCGCGAACTGATCGTGCCGCTCAGCACGGGCGGCGGACGCCAGGAGCACGAACTGGCCGGACAGGAACGGCTCGGGCAGATGAGCCTGTACTTCGACGCGCCGCCCCGCAGCGACACGCGCGCCCTGGCCGAAGCGATCGGCGCGGAGGTCGGCGCGGCCCTGTACAGCGCGCAGCAGCGCAGCCGGGACCTCATCACGCTGTACGAGGTGGACCAGTCGATCCGCGCGGAACGCAACATGCGCCGCCTGCTCGCCCGCGTGACCGGCAACATGGCCGAACGCGTCGGCGCAGGCTCGCGCGCCGCCTACCTGACGGACGCGGACGGCGTGCTGCGGCAGGAGTACTTCCAGAACGGCGACCGCGAGGTGAAGACGGGCGGCACGGTGCCCGCCTTCGTGCAGCGGGTCGGTCAGGGCGGCCTGCCCGTCACGGCGTCCGAGGCCGAAGCGCAGGACGTGCTGCCCGGCACCCGCAGCGCCCTGGGCCTCCCCATGCGCGGCGAGGACGGCCTGGTGGGCGTCATCGTGCTCGGCTCGGAACGCGAGTCGGCGTTCTCCGGCATGCGCGTCCCGCTGCTGGCGCTGCTCGCGTCCCAGGCGACGCTCGCCGTCCGCAACGCCCGGGCGTACCTGCACAGCGAGGAGGTCGCCACGCAGGAGGAACGCAGCCGCATCGCGCGCGAAATTCACGACGGCGTCGCGCAGTCCCTGGCGTTCTGCGCGATCCGGCTGGACCTCGTGGAGCGCCAGATCCTGACGCAGCCGGACCGGGCCGTGCAGGAGGTCCGCGCGGCCAGCAGCCTGCTGCGCGAACAGATCCGCGAGGTGCGGCGCAGCATCTTCGCGCTGCGGCCCATCGACCTGGAACGGTACGGACTGCTGGAAACGGTGCGGCGCTACGTGCTGGATTTCGGGGAGCAGAACAGCGTCCGCGCGCAGCTGACGGTGGACGGCGAGGTGTCGCTCGCACCGGGCGACGAGGCCGTCATCTTCCGGATCCTGCAGGAGAGCCTGAACAACGTCGCGAAGCACGCGCGGGCCACAAGCGTGGACGTCACGCTGCGCGGCGGGGCGCGCGTCAGCCTGACCGTGCAGGACGACGGGCAGGGCTTCGACCCGGCCCTGGTCAGCGGGCGCGTGTCGAGCGCGGGCGGACTGGGCCTCACGCAGATGCGCGAACGCATCGAGGCGCGCGGAGGCGTGTACCGCGTGCAGAGCGCCGTGGGTCAGGGCACCCGCGTCGAGGTCACGCTCCCCCAGGGCTGA
- a CDS encoding YcjF family protein translates to MLPLLKQVLDNFNLDVDPSLTPEQNTEEVIRGAALLAGAIAVEPLPFADLLLITPLQVKMVLHIGKIYGFEVSAARAREIVQELGVTVAYGMAARQVMRGLAKLALPVIGGVITAPAVYGWTYVLGRTAEAYFQRRRDGLPFGRPQQIQVSQEARKASRNILPSADDFTDLARELRKRAEDRDKDGSGGPGRPMN, encoded by the coding sequence ATGCTGCCCCTCCTGAAACAGGTGCTCGACAACTTCAACCTGGACGTGGACCCCTCCCTCACGCCAGAGCAGAACACCGAGGAAGTCATCCGGGGCGCGGCGCTGCTCGCGGGCGCCATCGCGGTCGAACCGCTCCCCTTCGCGGACCTGCTGCTCATCACGCCGCTGCAGGTGAAGATGGTGCTGCACATCGGCAAGATCTACGGCTTCGAGGTGAGCGCTGCCCGCGCCCGCGAGATCGTGCAGGAACTCGGCGTGACCGTCGCGTACGGCATGGCCGCCCGGCAGGTCATGCGCGGCCTCGCCAAGCTGGCCCTGCCGGTCATCGGGGGCGTCATCACGGCGCCCGCCGTGTACGGCTGGACGTACGTGCTCGGCCGGACCGCCGAAGCGTACTTCCAGCGTCGCCGCGACGGCCTCCCGTTCGGCAGGCCGCAGCAGATTCAGGTGTCGCAGGAGGCCCGCAAGGCGAGCCGCAACATCCTGCCGAGCGCCGACGATTTCACGGACCTCGCCCGCGAACTCCGCAAGCGCGCCGAGGACCGCGACAAGGACGGCTCGGGCGGCCCCGGCCGTCCCATGAACTGA
- the pckA gene encoding phosphoenolpyruvate carboxykinase (ATP), protein MTTMNEHEVTLNLPLNPGSIHHNPTVAELYEAAIRRGEGHISEGGPLAVRTNKTGRSPKDRFIVEDDLTRGAVWWGGFNTPIAPSVFDALLTRMEAHTDGRELFVQDLYAGTDREQRIGVRFIQEMAYHSLFVRNMFVRPTGDDRDTFQPDWTVLNLPSFHADPARDGTRTDTFILVNFTRRMVLIGGTEYAGENKKAIFGVLNFLLPEVGVMPMHCSANVGRDGDVALFFGLSGTGKTTLSADPERALIGDDEHGWTDRGVFNFEGGCYAKVIGLNRDAEPAIYRTTHMYGTVLENVVLRGDHTADLDDGSLTENTRSAYPIEYIDNIVPEGLAGHPRNIVFLTADAFGVLPPLSRLTEEQMMYQFISGFTAKIPGTEQGVVDPEPTFSTCFGAPFMPRHPGEYARLLAQKVRASGARVWLVNTGWTGGKYGEGKRMSIAHTRRLINAALNGELDDVPFVQEPNFGLSIPTRVPGVPAEVLDPRTAWADPARYDQTARRLAGMFRTNFERFSAGVDAAVTDCMPTPA, encoded by the coding sequence ATGACCACGATGAACGAACACGAAGTGACCCTGAACCTCCCCCTGAACCCGGGCAGCATTCACCACAACCCCACCGTCGCCGAACTGTACGAGGCCGCCATCCGGCGCGGCGAGGGCCACATCAGCGAGGGTGGCCCCCTCGCCGTCCGCACCAACAAGACCGGCCGCAGCCCTAAGGACCGCTTCATCGTCGAGGACGACCTCACGCGCGGCGCCGTCTGGTGGGGCGGCTTCAACACCCCCATCGCCCCCAGCGTCTTCGACGCGCTCCTCACGCGCATGGAAGCCCACACGGACGGCCGCGAACTGTTCGTGCAGGACCTGTACGCCGGGACCGACCGGGAGCAGCGCATCGGCGTGCGCTTCATCCAGGAGATGGCGTACCACTCGCTGTTCGTCCGCAACATGTTCGTCCGCCCCACCGGTGACGACCGCGACACCTTCCAGCCGGACTGGACAGTCCTGAACCTCCCCAGCTTCCACGCCGACCCGGCCCGCGACGGCACCCGCACCGACACCTTCATCCTCGTGAACTTCACGCGCCGCATGGTCCTGATCGGCGGCACCGAGTACGCCGGCGAGAACAAGAAAGCCATCTTCGGCGTCCTGAACTTCCTGCTGCCCGAGGTGGGCGTCATGCCGATGCACTGCTCCGCGAACGTCGGCAGGGACGGCGACGTCGCCCTGTTCTTCGGCCTGTCCGGCACCGGCAAGACCACCCTCTCGGCCGACCCGGAACGCGCCCTGATCGGCGACGACGAGCACGGCTGGACGGACCGCGGCGTGTTCAACTTCGAGGGCGGCTGCTACGCCAAGGTCATCGGCCTGAACCGCGACGCGGAACCTGCCATCTACCGCACCACCCACATGTACGGCACCGTCCTCGAGAACGTCGTCCTGCGCGGCGACCACACCGCCGACCTCGACGACGGCTCCCTCACCGAAAACACCCGCAGCGCCTACCCCATCGAGTACATCGACAACATCGTCCCCGAGGGCCTCGCCGGGCACCCCAGGAACATCGTGTTCCTGACCGCCGACGCGTTCGGCGTCCTCCCGCCCCTCAGCCGCCTGACCGAGGAGCAGATGATGTACCAGTTCATCTCCGGCTTCACCGCCAAGATTCCCGGCACCGAACAGGGCGTCGTGGACCCCGAACCGACCTTCAGCACCTGCTTCGGCGCACCGTTCATGCCCCGACACCCCGGCGAGTACGCCCGCCTGCTCGCGCAGAAGGTCCGCGCCAGCGGCGCCCGCGTGTGGCTCGTGAACACCGGCTGGACCGGCGGCAAGTACGGCGAAGGCAAACGCATGAGCATCGCGCACACCCGCCGCCTCATCAACGCGGCCCTCAACGGCGAACTCGACGACGTGCCCTTCGTGCAGGAGCCGAACTTCGGCCTGAGCATCCCCACCCGCGTGCCCGGCGTGCCCGCCGAGGTCCTCGACCCGCGCACCGCCTGGGCCGACCCCGCACGGTACGACCAGACCGCCCGCAGGCTCGCCGGAATGTTCCGCACGAACTTCGAACGTTTCTCTGCAGGGGTGGACGCCGCCGTCACCGACTGCATGCCCACCCCCGCCTGA
- a CDS encoding serine hydrolase gives MRLQAPRRLRNKGRYVLLALVALAGGTAWLNRAGSGTDPLLPGRARAAMQAGGVTGTAGAGGVQVTQGTPCLNAPAGTEAPAPPPRLSGRLGLYVAVVDPVTLQPRRVVSHDPDGVFPLASTYKQAVLWAVLRQKDAGTLRLSETFEVTPGTQSLGNYPYDHSDVPTLAARMIHNSDNTATDLLHRRVGLQAVQDVADTLGLCRTRLILPTKDWWTAQAGLSGNFPGAAAFASLRGPELLRAAQALDEDARRNRADVLQRRLNDYFDHRYAPDTDLGTQNVSTPAEFAHLVAAEFLRSGLSADAQQMQRSVMATGFGRTRLQAPVTYWGGKGGNGWRLLTFSGYLHTAGGEDVVYAFMQHGADQEYTMHNTGAAFAWINAAMKTVLLEGDGGHVQPDAAAAPTAARPAMPTAP, from the coding sequence ATGCGTCTGCAGGCACCGCGGCGCCTGCGCAACAAGGGCCGTTACGTGCTGCTGGCCCTGGTGGCCCTGGCGGGCGGGACGGCGTGGCTGAACCGGGCAGGCAGCGGGACAGACCCGCTCCTGCCGGGACGGGCTCGCGCCGCCATGCAGGCGGGAGGCGTCACGGGCACGGCCGGGGCGGGCGGCGTGCAGGTCACGCAGGGCACACCGTGCCTGAACGCTCCTGCCGGGACGGAAGCGCCCGCCCCGCCGCCCCGGCTGTCCGGGCGGCTCGGGCTGTACGTCGCCGTGGTCGACCCGGTCACGCTGCAGCCGCGCCGGGTGGTGTCGCACGACCCGGACGGCGTGTTCCCGCTGGCGAGCACGTACAAGCAGGCGGTCCTGTGGGCCGTGCTGCGCCAGAAGGACGCGGGCACCCTGCGCCTGTCCGAGACGTTCGAAGTGACGCCCGGCACGCAGAGCCTCGGCAACTACCCCTACGATCACAGCGACGTGCCCACCCTGGCCGCCCGCATGATCCACAACTCCGACAACACCGCCACCGACCTGCTGCACCGCCGGGTGGGCCTGCAGGCCGTGCAGGACGTGGCGGACACGCTGGGCCTGTGCCGCACGCGCCTGATCCTGCCCACCAAGGACTGGTGGACGGCGCAGGCGGGCCTGTCCGGGAATTTCCCTGGCGCGGCCGCCTTCGCGTCGCTGCGCGGGCCGGAACTGCTGCGGGCCGCGCAGGCGCTCGACGAGGACGCGAGACGCAACCGCGCGGACGTGCTGCAGCGGCGTCTGAACGACTACTTCGATCACCGGTACGCGCCCGACACGGACCTCGGCACGCAGAACGTCAGCACGCCCGCCGAGTTCGCTCACCTCGTCGCGGCGGAATTCCTGCGCAGCGGCCTGAGCGCGGACGCGCAGCAGATGCAGCGCAGCGTCATGGCGACCGGTTTCGGCCGCACGCGCCTGCAGGCGCCCGTCACGTACTGGGGCGGCAAGGGCGGCAACGGCTGGCGCCTCCTGACCTTCAGCGGGTACCTGCACACGGCGGGCGGCGAGGACGTCGTGTACGCCTTCATGCAGCATGGCGCGGACCAGGAGTACACCATGCACAACACCGGCGCGGCCTTCGCGTGGATCAACGCGGCCATGAAGACCGTGCTGCTGGAAGGGGACGGCGGACACGTGCAGCCGGACGCGGCAGCGGCACCCACGGCGGCACGCCCGGCCATGCCGACCGCGCCCTGA
- a CDS encoding ParA family protein produces the protein MSAVIAITSEKGGVGKSTLAVHLAGAFAERGLRVTLVDEDGRVGSSVGWSRRGPGLPFPVLEPDEVRPKALRELDALIIDTEGRPKRKELRDLSERADTILVPSGVSTLELESTLSIADYLNSEGGARRKLKVVLTRVPPTSGAGERAREDLREAGLTVTNTLVRQYASYLRAADLGVLCRDVPDERSAQAWADILSLSREIL, from the coding sequence ATGTCTGCTGTCATTGCCATCACATCCGAGAAGGGAGGCGTCGGGAAGAGCACCCTGGCGGTCCACCTTGCCGGGGCCTTCGCGGAACGCGGGCTGCGCGTGACCCTCGTGGACGAGGACGGCCGCGTCGGCTCCAGCGTCGGCTGGTCCCGGCGCGGTCCGGGCCTGCCGTTCCCGGTGCTGGAACCCGACGAGGTCCGCCCCAAAGCCCTGCGCGAACTGGACGCCCTCATCATCGACACGGAAGGCAGACCGAAACGCAAGGAACTGCGCGACCTGTCCGAACGCGCCGACACCATCCTCGTCCCCAGCGGCGTCAGCACCCTCGAACTGGAATCCACCCTGTCCATCGCCGACTACCTGAACAGCGAGGGCGGCGCGAGACGCAAACTGAAGGTCGTCCTCACGCGCGTCCCGCCCACCTCCGGCGCAGGCGAACGCGCCCGCGAGGACCTGCGCGAAGCGGGCCTCACCGTCACCAACACCCTCGTCCGCCAGTACGCGTCGTACCTGCGCGCCGCGGACCTCGGTGTGCTGTGCCGCGACGTGCCCGACGAACGCTCCGCGCAGGCGTGGGCAGACATCCTCAGCCTCTCCCGGGAAATCCTGTGA
- a CDS encoding phosphodiester glycosidase family protein, with product MRARPLLTTAGLLLAAVSLTLLVTHRTAGAPPTLRTAARPAPEWPYPEYEQGPLPVPVPPRVALQVPVPAPVFTTLLREDRPVQLSEGQVGVTRVALLRGGQPVSRHVLWRSSVGEFIRASGAVAGVNGTFFKDAAIASNDSNMLGPLLTPGGHFLSESDPSKFRKIQGRPLVAWSHSRFMVTAFDPRTMNSKADVQALLPGMTDAFLAGAWLVHGGQALSRAQMMTHAPSDAQQVRPRVFFGVTRDGLSIAGATITPVSSERLARIAQQAGAQEAVLMDSGYSTSLIYGSRALAVGHSSRRVQSRPVPHAIVFMNPVMALAPARKP from the coding sequence ATGCGCGCCCGTCCCCTCCTGACCACCGCCGGCCTGCTGCTGGCCGCGGTCTCCCTCACCCTGCTCGTCACCCACCGCACGGCAGGCGCGCCCCCCACCCTCCGGACGGCGGCCCGGCCCGCGCCCGAGTGGCCGTACCCGGAGTACGAGCAGGGCCCCCTGCCCGTCCCGGTCCCGCCGCGCGTGGCGCTGCAGGTGCCGGTGCCCGCGCCGGTCTTCACGACGCTGCTGCGCGAGGACCGGCCCGTGCAGCTCAGCGAGGGGCAGGTGGGGGTCACGCGCGTCGCGCTGCTGCGCGGCGGGCAGCCGGTCAGCAGGCACGTGCTGTGGCGCAGCAGCGTCGGCGAGTTCATCCGCGCGTCGGGCGCGGTGGCGGGCGTGAACGGCACCTTCTTCAAGGACGCCGCCATCGCCTCCAACGACTCCAACATGCTCGGGCCGCTCCTCACGCCCGGCGGGCACTTCCTGTCGGAGTCCGACCCCAGCAAGTTCCGCAAGATCCAGGGCCGCCCGCTCGTGGCGTGGTCGCACTCGCGGTTCATGGTGACAGCCTTCGATCCGCGCACCATGAACAGCAAGGCGGACGTGCAGGCGCTCCTTCCGGGCATGACGGACGCCTTCCTGGCGGGCGCGTGGCTGGTGCACGGCGGGCAGGCGCTCAGCCGCGCGCAGATGATGACGCACGCGCCCAGCGACGCGCAGCAGGTCCGGCCACGCGTGTTCTTCGGCGTGACGCGCGACGGGCTGAGCATCGCGGGGGCCACCATCACGCCCGTCAGCAGCGAACGCCTGGCACGGATCGCCCAGCAGGCGGGCGCGCAGGAAGCGGTCCTGATGGACAGCGGGTACAGCACCAGCCTCATCTACGGGTCGCGCGCCCTGGCAGTCGGGCACTCTTCCCGCCGGGTGCAGTCGCGCCCCGTGCCGCACGCCATCGTGTTCATGAACCCCGTCATGGCACTCGCGCCCGCCCGGAAACCCTGA
- a CDS encoding RNA methyltransferase translates to MVLVSPKTPGNMGATARAMLNMGASDLRLVAPRGDHLDSGAVAMAVHAEAVLRGARLYDTLAEALADRDLCIGTTARNRADLPDPVHPATLRPLVRQAHAPALVFGPEESGLSNEDLELCQASVRIPTSDYASLNLAQAVLLVCYEFLQGQDVTEAAPTRKLATREEMDGLYAHLRDTMLITGYTDEVRATHTLRLWRHWMDRGLLNTAETRLFRGLLRQVRWKISEARKVAGLPPLPAPRLRPSQLAEDDAGTGAGDDTTA, encoded by the coding sequence GTGGTGCTCGTGTCGCCCAAGACGCCCGGCAACATGGGCGCCACGGCACGCGCCATGCTGAACATGGGCGCCAGCGACCTGCGGCTCGTCGCGCCGCGCGGCGACCACCTCGACTCGGGCGCCGTCGCGATGGCCGTGCACGCCGAAGCGGTCCTGCGCGGCGCGCGGCTGTACGACACGCTCGCCGAGGCGCTCGCGGACCGGGACCTGTGCATCGGCACGACCGCCCGCAACCGCGCGGACCTGCCGGACCCCGTGCACCCCGCCACGCTGCGCCCCCTGGTGCGGCAGGCCCACGCGCCCGCCCTGGTGTTCGGGCCGGAGGAGTCCGGCCTGTCCAACGAGGACCTCGAACTGTGCCAGGCGAGCGTCCGCATCCCCACCTCCGACTACGCCAGCCTGAACCTCGCGCAGGCCGTGCTGCTGGTGTGCTACGAGTTCCTGCAGGGGCAGGACGTCACGGAGGCCGCCCCGACCCGCAAGCTCGCCACGCGCGAAGAGATGGACGGCCTGTACGCCCACCTGCGCGACACGATGCTCATCACCGGGTACACGGACGAGGTGCGCGCCACGCACACCCTGCGCCTGTGGCGGCACTGGATGGACCGCGGCCTGCTGAACACCGCCGAGACGCGCCTCTTCCGGGGCCTGCTGCGGCAGGTGCGCTGGAAGATCAGCGAGGCGCGCAAGGTGGCGGGCCTGCCTCCCCTGCCCGCCCCGCGCCTGCGGCCCTCGCAGCTGGCAGAGGACGACGCGGGGACCGGCGCGGGCGACGACACGACGGCCTGA
- a CDS encoding GNAT family N-acetyltransferase codes for MTPGPLHVRPLTREDAPEYRAFRLAGLQEAPLAFGRSAEEYRHETLSAVADALQELPGKRVTLGAFLHGTLVGAVTALRNPALKQRHKGSIYAVYVVPHARGQGTADALFTHLLAWARSAGLLQVTLSVSVPQVAARRVYARHGFTVYGLERRAMRVDGQDVDEELMVRFLDT; via the coding sequence TTGACGCCCGGACCCCTGCACGTCCGCCCGCTCACCCGCGAGGACGCGCCCGAGTACCGCGCGTTCCGCCTCGCGGGCCTGCAGGAAGCGCCCCTCGCCTTCGGACGCAGCGCCGAGGAATACCGCCACGAGACCCTCAGCGCCGTCGCGGACGCCCTGCAGGAACTGCCGGGCAAACGCGTCACGCTCGGCGCGTTCCTGCACGGCACACTGGTCGGCGCGGTCACCGCCCTGCGCAACCCGGCCCTCAAACAACGCCACAAAGGCAGCATCTACGCCGTGTACGTCGTTCCACACGCGCGCGGCCAGGGCACCGCCGACGCACTCTTCACGCACCTGCTCGCCTGGGCCAGGTCCGCCGGACTGCTGCAGGTCACGCTGAGCGTCAGCGTCCCACAGGTCGCCGCGCGCCGCGTGTACGCCCGCCACGGCTTCACGGTGTACGGCCTGGAACGCCGCGCCATGCGCGTGGACGGACAGGACGTGGACGAGGAACTCATGGTGCGCTTCCTGGACACCTGA
- the apaG gene encoding Co2+/Mg2+ efflux protein ApaG has translation MSDQPDLSVAVDVRYRPDHSRDGRWLFQYVITIENRADESWQVLAREWTITDGEGRVTQVAGEGVVGQTPVLAPGGVYVYDSFVTLQVAPGRMEGRYRVRNAWGHEAWAPIPPFVLALPDGVPGGDSGQGRVLN, from the coding sequence ATGAGCGACCAGCCGGACCTTTCCGTGGCGGTGGACGTCCGGTACCGCCCCGACCACTCCCGGGACGGCCGCTGGCTGTTCCAGTACGTCATCACCATCGAGAACCGCGCCGACGAGAGCTGGCAGGTCCTCGCGCGCGAGTGGACCATCACGGACGGCGAGGGCCGCGTCACGCAGGTGGCCGGTGAGGGCGTGGTCGGCCAGACGCCCGTCCTCGCGCCGGGCGGCGTGTACGTATACGACAGCTTCGTGACGCTGCAGGTCGCGCCGGGCCGCATGGAGGGCCGCTACCGCGTCCGCAACGCCTGGGGCCACGAGGCGTGGGCGCCCATCCCGCCCTTCGTCCTGGCCCTCCCGGACGGCGTGCCCGGCGGGGACTCCGGGCAGGGCCGGGTCCTGAATTGA
- a CDS encoding DegV family protein: MISIVTDSTSDLTLEEQQQHAIVSVPLYVLFGGQMYKDGLEITPADIFKGLREGKKTPSTSQPSPAEFAQAYSRALETADEVLSVHISGQLSGTVGSARLAAQDFGGKVTVLDSHTTAMGLGMQAIRAAQMGREGRSMAEIVTALERVQANAVIRFTVDTLDFLRMNGRIGGAAALLGGLLNIKPILAVRGGKVDAAGRARGAKKAQADIVQFARDYAQQHGPVRASFICTDGGEATLEEMRATLAGSGIEDFGNHKFGAVIATHAGPGTYGLALEPLN, translated from the coding sequence ATGATCTCCATCGTGACCGATTCCACCAGCGACCTGACGCTGGAGGAGCAGCAGCAACACGCCATCGTCTCCGTGCCCCTGTACGTCCTGTTCGGCGGCCAGATGTACAAGGACGGTCTGGAGATCACGCCCGCGGACATCTTCAAGGGCCTGCGCGAAGGCAAGAAGACGCCCTCCACCTCGCAGCCCAGCCCGGCCGAGTTCGCGCAGGCGTACAGCAGGGCGCTCGAAACGGCGGACGAGGTGCTGAGCGTCCACATCAGCGGTCAGCTGTCCGGCACGGTCGGCAGCGCCCGCCTCGCCGCGCAGGACTTCGGCGGGAAGGTCACGGTGCTGGACAGCCACACGACCGCGATGGGTCTGGGCATGCAGGCGATCCGCGCCGCGCAGATGGGCCGCGAGGGCCGCAGCATGGCGGAGATCGTGACGGCCCTGGAGCGCGTGCAGGCGAACGCCGTCATCCGTTTCACGGTGGACACGCTGGATTTCCTGCGCATGAACGGCCGCATCGGTGGCGCGGCGGCCCTGCTGGGCGGCCTGCTGAACATCAAGCCGATCCTGGCGGTGCGTGGCGGCAAGGTCGACGCGGCGGGCCGGGCGCGCGGCGCGAAGAAGGCGCAGGCGGACATCGTGCAGTTCGCGCGCGATTACGCGCAGCAGCACGGCCCGGTCCGTGCGTCGTTCATCTGCACGGACGGCGGCGAGGCGACGCTGGAGGAGATGCGCGCCACGCTGGCGGGCAGCGGCATCGAGGACTTCGGCAACCACAAGTTCGGCGCGGTGATCGCCACGCACGCCGGTCCCGGCACGTACGGGCTGGCGCTGGAACCCCTGAACTGA